CCATCTTTAAATCTTTAATTTGTAAAATACAAAGATCATCAGGTTTCATTGTATAATAATCGGTTGCGGAAGGCGTGACTGCCATCAATTCCGAATTGATTCGAACGGCTAAATTTCCACCTACTCCTGCTAAAAAACCCAAATCAGCTAACTTAACACAGGCGGCAAGCATTGACTTTTTTACTGACTTTATTTTTGATTCGATCATCGACTGTTTCCTTTCTAACTGCATGGAGTAAATCAATACCCGACATTTGTCGATTTTAATTTAGATTCTGATGGGCATGTGTCGACTAATTTTTAATGAATTATTAGTTTTTTGGATTGAAACTTTTCAAAAACTCGGCTTTCGTCGACTTTTAGTGGTCACTCGTATGCCAATATCCAACGAAAGACAGGAAAAAGAGAAAACAGAGGACCAAAACCGCAGGTTTCTCCTCGTACAATCATTAAGGGAATTACTACGAGAAGAGGAACCTGCTTCCATCACTTTTGCCAAAGTTTGTGCCCGAGCAAAAATTCCTAGAGCCTCTGCTTATCATTTTTTTCCCAATATGGGTGCTTTGTATCTCGGACTTCGTATGGTGCATTCCCAAATGGTTTCATTGCGATTGGCAAAGGTAGACACTTCCGATTTTAAAACTTGGCAGGACTATGTCCATTTTCTTGCCAGAGAGGCGGCAGCAGTGGTGAGGGAAGACAAAGCATTGATGCGCGTGGTTTATGGGGTACGGAATGAAGAAACTATGCATGTGGGAAAAGTTTTAGATTCATCGATTACCAAACTGGCTTTATCA
This genomic window from Leptospira bandrabouensis contains:
- a CDS encoding TetR/AcrR family transcriptional regulator, producing MPISNERQEKEKTEDQNRRFLLVQSLRELLREEEPASITFAKVCARAKIPRASAYHFFPNMGALYLGLRMVHSQMVSLRLAKVDTSDFKTWQDYVHFLAREAAAVVREDKALMRVVYGVRNEETMHVGKVLDSSITKLALSQVEARFLLPDFPDLNRKVGIAVSLIDSVFRYSFREQGEITEEMVNEAARAAIAYLRFYFPEYLLYRQ